The Plodia interpunctella isolate USDA-ARS_2022_Savannah chromosome 11, ilPloInte3.2, whole genome shotgun sequence genome includes a window with the following:
- the LOC128673382 gene encoding uncharacterized protein LOC128673382 has protein sequence MNKDEERIKKLLEDVSTPESSDDGSFSDTSEKTETDPFEDNDGEYGTDADYVPNSDSDDSEALDVDEAKSEKDPKDSKVQPRYVRASDNNRIDTVPSTSRYRATLFVPPSPSISDQNSPILPLRPTASTHISIESASGSPVIPLGSPITFHKPQDIVEPSGTMSVRTENSFSMGCLSLLESAFPSTSAQSSRAASPVIPLHEISGLASPEDPVDQNLEEQESEGNPDLQLSQNVEAETPEEEWTCTTELIPEFGFDNNTQGLRIDINENATPLDIFRRVFSQELLEYLVARTNAYGDF, from the coding sequence ATGAATAAAGACGAGGAGCGCATCAAAAAGTTATTGGAGGATGTGTCGACTCCAGAAAGTTCTGACGATGGCAGTTTTTCTGATACATCAGAAAAAACGGAAACAGACCCTTTTGAGGATAACGACGGGGAATATGGCACGGATGCAGACTATGTACCAAATAGTGATTCGGATGACTCAGAAGCCTTGGATGTAGATGAGGCTAAATCAGAGAAAGATCCTAAAGATTCTAAGGTTCAGCCCAGATATGTAAGGGCCAGTGATAATAATCGCATAGATACAGTACCATCTACTTCTAGATACAGAGCTACCTTATTTGTTCCACCCTCTCCTTCGATTTCTGACCAAAACAGTCCAATACTACCTTTACGCCCTACCGCGAGCACACACATATCCATAGAAAGTGCATCTGGAAGTCCTGTAATACCTCTTGGTAGTCCCATTACATTTCATAAACCTCAAGATATCGTCGAACCGTCAGGTACAATGAGTGTGAGAAcggaaaatagtttttctatGGGATGTCTAAGCCTATTAGAATCAGCATTTCCATCAACTTCAGCACAAAGTTCCAGAGCTGCGTCCCCTGTAATTCCTCTTCACGAAATATCGGGCCTTGCAAGTCCGGAAGATCCTGTAGATCAAAATTTGGAAGAACAGGAATCTGAAGGAAATCCTGATCTTCAGTTATCTCAAAATGTAGAAGCAGAGACACCCGAAGAAGAATGGACTTGTACTACTGAACTAATTCCAGAGTTTGGATTTGATAATAACACTCAAGGATTGAGAAtagatattaatgaaaatgctACCccattagatatatttagacgGGTATTTTCTCAAGAATTACTCGAATATTTAGTAGCCAGGACAAATGCATATGGCGATTTTTAG